The Populus trichocarpa isolate Nisqually-1 chromosome 2, P.trichocarpa_v4.1, whole genome shotgun sequence genome has a window encoding:
- the LOC7462847 gene encoding probable strigolactone esterase DAD2: MGSHILDALNVRVEGQGDKFLVFAHGFGTDQSAWQRILPFFTPYYRVILFDLVCAGSVNPDYFNFRRYTNLEAYVDDLLNILDTLGVDRCFYVGHSVSAMIGILASIRRPELFTKLIMIGASPRFLNDKDYHGGFEQEEIESVFVAMEANYEAWVKGFAPLAVGADVPAAVREFSRTLFNMRPDITLFVSRTVFNSDLRGILGLVKVPCCVIQTSKDVSVPASVAKYLKNHLGGKATVEMLRTEGHLPHLSAPAMLAPVIRRALSR, translated from the exons ATGGGTAGCCACATCTTAGACGCTCTCAATGTCCGTGTCGAAGGCCAAGGTGACAAATTTCTGGTTTTTGCCCATGGATTTGGCACCGACCAGTCCGCTTGGCAACGCATTCTCCCTTTCTTCACACCATACTATCGGGTGATTCTGTTTGATCTTGTATGTGCTGGTAGTGTCAATCctgattatttcaattttagacGCTACACTAATCTTGAAGCCTATGTCGATGACTTGCTCAACATTCTTGACACTCTTGGCGTTGACCGGTGCTTTTATGTGGGTCACTCTGTTTCTGCAATGATCGGTATTCTGGCATCTATTAGACGTCCAGAGCTCTTCACCAAGCTTATTATGATAGGAGCATCGCCAAG ATTTTTGAATGATAAAGACTACCATGGAGGATTCGAGCAAGAAGAAATCGAGTCTGTTTTTGTAGCAATGGAGGCTAATTATGAGGCTTGGGTCAAAGGTTTTGCACCATTAGCAGTAGGAGCTGATGTACCAGCTGCTGTCAGAGAATTTAGCCGAACGCTTTTCAACATGAGACCAGATATTACTTTATTTGTGTCGAGGACCGTTTTTAATAGTGATCTAAGAGGGATACTAGGCCTCGTCAAAGTACCATGTTGTGTAATTCAGACATCGAAGGATGTATCTGTCCCAGCATCAGTGGCCAAGTATTTGAAGAATCATTTGGGTGGCAAAGCTACTGTGGAAATGTTAAGAACGGAGGGGCATTTGCCTCATTTAAGCGCACCAGCTATGTTGGCACCGGTCATCAGGCGAGCTCTATCACGGTGA